The region CGACAGCGAGACCCGCCGGGCGAGCCGGCAGTGGTGGGACCGGGACGCCGACGACTACCAGGCCGAGCACGGCGAGTTCCTCGGCGACGTCGACTTCGTCTGGTGCCCCGAGCGGCTGCGCGAGGCCGACGCCCGGCTGCTCGGCGAGCTGCCCGGCCGCCGGGTGCTGGAGCTCGGCTGCGGCGCCGCCTCGGCCGCCCGCTGGCTCGCCACCCAACAGGCCCGGCCGGTCGCCCTGGACCTGTCCGCCGGCATGTTGCGGCACGCCGCGCGCGCGGCCGGAACCTCCGGCGTACGGGTGCCGCTGGTCCAGGCCGACGCCCTCGCGCTGCCGTTCGCCGACAACGCCTTCGACATCGTCTGTACGGCGTTCGGCGCGGTGCCGTTCGTCGCCGACTCGGCGGCGGTGATGCGGGAGGTGTTCCGGGTGCTGCGCCCCGGCGGCCGGTGGGTCTTCTCGGTCACCCACCCGATGCGCTGGATCTTCCTCGACGACCCGGGCGAGGGCGGCCTCAAGGCGGTGCACTCCTACTTCGACCGGCGCCCGTACGTGGAGCAGGACGGCACCGGGGTGCCCAGCTACGTCGAGCAGCACCGGACCCTCGGCGACCGGATCCGGGAGCTGGTCGGCGCCGGGTTCCGGCTGCGTGACCTGGTGGAGCCGGAGTGGCCGGAGGGGCACGAGCAACTGTGGGGGCAGTGGAGCCCGCTGCGCGGCCGACTCTTCCCCGGTACGGCGATCTTCGTCAGCGACAAACCGCCCGTCCCGGCCTGAACCGCCGCCCGCACCGCCCCGGTTTTCGGCCCGGTGGGCAGGGTAGACCGGGTCATGGACAAGGACGAGAAGCTGCACAAGGGCGACCGGGTGAGCTGGCGCAGCCACGGCGGGACCGCGTACGGCACGGTCCAGGAGGAGATCACGAAACGGACGACCGCGGCCAGACGTACGGTCGACGCCAGCAAGGAGGATCCGCAGTACCGGGTCCGATCGGACTCCGGCGGCGAGGCGGTGCACAAGCCGGGAGCGTTGCGCCGTGCCCCGCGGTGAGGACCGGGCCGACGTCTACCGGGACTTCACCGACGCGGTCAACATGAAGCCCGGCGAGCTGGAGACGTGGCTGGACACCGACGACTCCAAGGCGGTCGGTCAGCACTCCCGCGGCGGCGGCGAGTCGGTCGGCCACGAGTCCGGGCGGCGGATCATCGGACTGTTGCGCCGCAAGCGGGCGGAACTGACCGACCGGGACTACGCGCACATGCGCAAGGTCGTCGGTTACGTGCACCGGCACATGGCGCAGCGCCCCCGGGGCGACGTCAGCCGCACCCGGTGGCGCTTCTCCCTGATGAACTGGGGCCACGACCCGCTCAGGTGACCCGCACGCCGACTCAGTGGTCGGCGCTGTTCCAGTCCCGGCCCGCACCAACCGAGACCTCCAGCGGTACGGAGAGCGGGTGCGCGTTGCCCATCTCGCGCCGGACCAGCGCCTCAAGCTGCTCCCGCTCGCCGGGGGCGACCTCGAAGACCAACTCGTCGTGCACCTGTAGCAGCATCCGGGAGCGCAGGCCGGAGCCGCGCAGCGCGGTGTCGACGTGCAGCATGGCAACCTTGATCATGTCGGCGGCCGAGCCCTGGATCGGGGCGTTGAGCGCCATCCGCTCGGCCATCTCCCGCCGCTGCCGGTTGTCGCTGACCAGGTCCGGCAGGTAGCGCCGCCGGCCGAGCATGGTCTCGGTGTAACCGTCGCGCACGGCCCGACGCACCACCTCCTGGAGGTAGTCGCGCACCCCCCCGAACCGGGTGAAGTACTCCTCCATCAGCCCGCGCGCCTCGTCCGCGGCGATGTTGAGCTGCTGGGCCAGGCCGAACGCGCTCAGCCCGTACGCCAGGCCGTAGTTCATTGCCTTGATCTTGCGGCGCTGGTCGGCGGTGACCTCCGCGACCGGCACGTGGAAGACGAACGACGCGGTGGCGGCGTGGAAGTCCTCGCCCGAGTTGAACGCCTCGATCAGCGCCTCGTCGCCGGAGAGGTGCGCCATGATCCGCATCTCGATCTGGCTGTAGTCGGCGGTGAGCAGGGTGTCGTAGCCGGTGCCGACCACGAAGGCGCGCCGGATCCGCCGCCCCTCCTCGGTCCGGATCGGGATGTTCTGGAGGTTGGGGTCGGTCGAGGAGAGCCGACCGGTGGCCGCCACCGTCTGGTTGTAGGTGGTGTGGATCCGGCCGTCGTCGGAGATCGACTTGAGTAGCCCGTCGACGGTCGACTTGAGCCGGGCCACGTCCCGGTGGCGCAGCAGGTGACCCAGCACCGGGTGCGGGTTCTGCGCGTAGAGCCACTGCAACGCGTCCGCGTCGGTGGTGTAGCCGGTCTTGATCTTCTTGGTCTTGGGCAGCCCCAGCTCGGTGAAGAGGATCTCCTGGAGCTGCTTGGGCGAGCCGAGGTTGAACTCCCGCCCGACCACCTCGTACGCCGCCTGAGCCGCCGCCTTCACCTCGCCCGCGAAGTGCGCCTCCAACTCGGAGAGGTAGTCGGTGTCGGCGGCGATGCCGACCTGTTCCATCTCGCCGAGCACCCGCACCAGCGGCAGTTCCACGTCGGCCAGCAACCCGGTGGACAGTGTGCCGTCGCGGGCGAGTTCGGCGTCGACCGCGTCGGCGAGGTCGAGGGTCGCGGCGGCCCGCAGCATCAGGTTCTGCTCGACCTCGCCGTCGTTGCCGAGCCCCTCGAAGGTGAGCTGGCCGGACTCCGGCTGGTCGACCCGCAGCTCCCGGTGCAGATAGCGCAGGGCCAGGTCACCCAGGTCGTACGAGCGCTGGTCCGGCCGGGCCAGGTAGGCCGCGAGCGCGGTGTCGCGGGTGACCCCGCGCAGCTGCCAGCCGTGCGCGGCGAACGCCAGCGACGCCGGCTTGCTGTCGTGCAGGACCTTCGGCCGCGCCTCGTCGGCCAGCCAGCCGGCCACCGCCGCCTCGTCGGCCGGATCCAGCGTGACCGGGTCGAACCAGCCGCCGGCACCGCTCGCCGTGGCCACCGCGATCCCGGTCAGCGAG is a window of Micromonospora sp. NBC_01699 DNA encoding:
- a CDS encoding class I SAM-dependent methyltransferase, whose product is MSDDEAEGVTRRTVSDSETRRASRQWWDRDADDYQAEHGEFLGDVDFVWCPERLREADARLLGELPGRRVLELGCGAASAARWLATQQARPVALDLSAGMLRHAARAAGTSGVRVPLVQADALALPFADNAFDIVCTAFGAVPFVADSAAVMREVFRVLRPGGRWVFSVTHPMRWIFLDDPGEGGLKAVHSYFDRRPYVEQDGTGVPSYVEQHRTLGDRIRELVGAGFRLRDLVEPEWPEGHEQLWGQWSPLRGRLFPGTAIFVSDKPPVPA
- a CDS encoding DUF2945 domain-containing protein codes for the protein MDKDEKLHKGDRVSWRSHGGTAYGTVQEEITKRTTAARRTVDASKEDPQYRVRSDSGGEAVHKPGALRRAPR
- a CDS encoding DUF3140 domain-containing protein translates to MPRGEDRADVYRDFTDAVNMKPGELETWLDTDDSKAVGQHSRGGGESVGHESGRRIIGLLRRKRAELTDRDYAHMRKVVGYVHRHMAQRPRGDVSRTRWRFSLMNWGHDPLR
- the polA gene encoding DNA polymerase I; this encodes MTDAPRLLLLDGHSLAYRAFFALPVENFSTTTGQPTNAVYGFTSMLINVLRDERPTHLIVAFDISRRSFRTERYAEYKAGRAETPTDFHGQVSLVKEVLAALRVPVVEKADYEADDVIATLARQGRESGMDVLICTGDRDAFQLIGDQVTVLYPRKGVSDLARMDPAAVTERYGVGPEQYRDLAALVGESSDNLPGIPGVGPKTAAKWINQFGGVEGVIARADEIKGKAGESLRERLADVIRNYELNRLVDDLELSLGTADARWAGWDREAVHQVFDTLQFRVLRDRLYQYLEAVQPEAEAGFELATEVLGTGAVAAWLAEHAPVGTPTGMAVAGTFGRGTGSLTGIAVATASGAGGWFDPVTLDPADEAAVAGWLADEARPKVLHDSKPASLAFAAHGWQLRGVTRDTALAAYLARPDQRSYDLGDLALRYLHRELRVDQPESGQLTFEGLGNDGEVEQNLMLRAAATLDLADAVDAELARDGTLSTGLLADVELPLVRVLGEMEQVGIAADTDYLSELEAHFAGEVKAAAQAAYEVVGREFNLGSPKQLQEILFTELGLPKTKKIKTGYTTDADALQWLYAQNPHPVLGHLLRHRDVARLKSTVDGLLKSISDDGRIHTTYNQTVAATGRLSSTDPNLQNIPIRTEEGRRIRRAFVVGTGYDTLLTADYSQIEMRIMAHLSGDEALIEAFNSGEDFHAATASFVFHVPVAEVTADQRRKIKAMNYGLAYGLSAFGLAQQLNIAADEARGLMEEYFTRFGGVRDYLQEVVRRAVRDGYTETMLGRRRYLPDLVSDNRQRREMAERMALNAPIQGSAADMIKVAMLHVDTALRGSGLRSRMLLQVHDELVFEVAPGEREQLEALVRREMGNAHPLSVPLEVSVGAGRDWNSADH